A region of Procambarus clarkii isolate CNS0578487 chromosome 22, FALCON_Pclarkii_2.0, whole genome shotgun sequence DNA encodes the following proteins:
- the LOC138367623 gene encoding paraneoplastic antigen Ma6E-like, with protein MLRDKLLAVQQTTQQVTQEQGVTTCDIEGDTAEAGDTAEAGDTAEAGDTAEAGDTAEAGDTAEAGDTAEAGDTAEAGDTAEAGDTAEAGDTAEAGDTAEAGDTAEAGDTAEAGDTAEAGDTAEAGDTAEAGDTAEAGDTAEAGDTAEAGDTAEAGDTGIQQEQVLVEVPKAG; from the coding sequence GCGGTACAGCAGACTACACAGCAGGTGACACAGGAGCAGGGAGTCACAACATGTGACATAGAAGGCGACACAGCAGAAGCTGGCGACACAGCAGAAGCTGGCGACACAGCAGAAGCTGGCGACACAGCAGAAGCTGGCGACACAGCAGAAGCTGGCGACACAGCAGAAGCTGGCGACACAGCAGAAGCTGGCGACACAGCAGAAGCTGGCGACACAGCAGAAGCTGGCGACACAGCAGAAGCTGGCGACACAGCAGAAGCTGGCGACACAGCAGAAGCTGGCGACACAGCAGAAGCTGGCGACACAGCAGAAGCTGGCGACACAGCAGAAGCTGGCGACACAGCAGAAGCTGGCGACACAGCAGAAGCTGGCGACACAGCAGAAGCTGGCGACACAGCAGAAGCTGGCGACACAGCAGAAGCTGGCGACACAGCAGAAGCTGGCGACACAGGAATACAGCAGGAACAA